One window from the genome of Bacillus tianshenii encodes:
- a CDS encoding HK97 gp10 family phage protein yields MEIEGLTEFQRDLLEVAQRKLPKESKKAMRKVGSKARTQVARRARKEVNKVTGTYQKRWKRGKVFIGENKEIVVRVYNSAPHAHLIEDGHRQVTKDGREVGFVRGKHVLEKSMKEFEDREIEKMLGDWLDGLLEEGSL; encoded by the coding sequence ATGGAAATTGAAGGTTTGACTGAATTTCAACGGGATTTGTTAGAAGTAGCTCAACGGAAATTGCCAAAAGAAAGTAAAAAGGCTATGCGAAAGGTTGGCAGCAAAGCAAGAACCCAGGTCGCAAGAAGAGCAAGGAAGGAAGTCAACAAAGTAACAGGCACCTACCAGAAGAGATGGAAGCGGGGAAAAGTCTTCATTGGTGAAAACAAAGAAATCGTTGTACGTGTATATAATTCAGCACCTCATGCTCACTTAATTGAGGATGGCCATAGACAGGTAACAAAAGATGGCCGAGAAGTCGGGTTTGTAAGAGGAAAGCATGTGCTGGAGAAATCAATGAAGGAGTTTGAGGACAGGGAGATAGAAAAAATGCTGGGTGATTGGCTAGATGGTTTGTTAGAGGAAGGTTCTCTATGA
- a CDS encoding phage head closure protein: MQPFRYKPKVNSGELRNRIDVYGKTKTTNELGEITQSFSKVKSIWAAVVPQTGKMQKQQVETILTNVTHKVIVRHNAGKEITPDMYIMFREKRFDIEYILNPYFKNETLEIFCREVIE, from the coding sequence ATGCAGCCATTTAGATACAAGCCTAAGGTAAATTCCGGTGAATTAAGAAATCGAATTGACGTATACGGAAAAACGAAAACAACTAATGAATTAGGTGAAATAACACAGTCATTCAGCAAGGTTAAATCTATTTGGGCTGCTGTTGTCCCTCAAACTGGTAAGATGCAAAAACAACAAGTTGAAACCATTTTAACGAATGTCACTCATAAAGTTATTGTCAGGCACAACGCAGGTAAGGAAATTACACCTGACATGTATATCATGTTCAGGGAGAAACGCTTTGATATTGAATATATTCTCAATCCTTACTTTAAAAATGAGACGCTTGAAATCTTCTGCAGGGAAGTGATCGAGTAA
- a CDS encoding phage major capsid protein, which translates to MTIKFKKSEAFNEAKAKLTTVLANAESTQEEQTEAFQDFFDALQSNVVNTVRSQVNDEMLDRSILQQRGQNVLTSEETKFFNAVVQDGGFKDDALLPVTTQERVFEDLKTEHPLLKAIGLQDLGAVTKFIYSDATKAYAWGELFGDIRGQVNAAFKEEKIGQLKLTAFAAIPNDMLELGPEWIERYVRTVLIESYSVGLEFGFVNGGGAVASQPVGLIKDVDPTTGAITDKTSSGTLTFAPSDKGQIVAGELYEVVKALSTDASGKNRKVLNKVVMVVNPVDAIGVQARNTIQTPSGQWVMALPYNIQVVESEEVPVGKAIFFVKGQYLAAIAGGYKLKKFDQTLAIEDATLYTIKQFANGKPKDNKAALVYDLDIDFTPAV; encoded by the coding sequence ATGACTATTAAGTTTAAAAAATCAGAAGCATTTAACGAGGCAAAAGCAAAATTGACGACTGTACTTGCAAACGCAGAATCCACGCAAGAGGAACAAACAGAAGCCTTTCAGGACTTCTTTGACGCGTTGCAATCTAATGTAGTTAACACAGTACGCTCTCAAGTCAATGATGAAATGCTAGATCGTTCTATTCTGCAGCAACGAGGTCAAAATGTTCTTACCAGCGAAGAGACTAAGTTCTTTAATGCAGTTGTGCAAGATGGTGGGTTCAAAGACGATGCTCTTCTTCCAGTCACTACTCAAGAGCGTGTATTTGAAGATTTGAAAACTGAACATCCTTTACTTAAGGCGATTGGTCTCCAAGACTTAGGAGCGGTTACAAAGTTCATTTATTCTGATGCCACTAAAGCTTATGCATGGGGTGAATTGTTTGGTGACATTAGAGGACAAGTCAATGCAGCGTTCAAAGAAGAGAAGATTGGACAACTTAAATTGACTGCATTTGCTGCTATTCCTAATGACATGCTTGAATTAGGACCTGAATGGATCGAGCGTTATGTTCGCACTGTATTGATTGAATCATATTCTGTTGGTTTGGAATTTGGTTTTGTTAACGGGGGAGGCGCGGTTGCAAGTCAGCCTGTCGGATTAATCAAAGATGTTGATCCAACTACTGGGGCAATTACTGATAAGACGTCATCTGGAACATTGACATTTGCCCCATCTGACAAAGGACAAATTGTAGCAGGGGAACTTTATGAAGTCGTAAAGGCTCTCTCTACTGATGCTTCCGGTAAAAACCGTAAAGTCTTAAACAAGGTTGTAATGGTTGTAAATCCAGTTGATGCGATCGGTGTCCAGGCCCGTAATACAATTCAGACTCCTAGCGGTCAATGGGTGATGGCCTTGCCGTATAACATTCAAGTTGTGGAGTCAGAAGAAGTGCCTGTCGGTAAAGCAATTTTCTTTGTTAAAGGCCAGTATCTTGCAGCTATTGCTGGTGGCTACAAGCTGAAGAAGTTCGACCAAACACTTGCTATTGAGGATGCCACACTGTACACAATTAAGCAGTTTGCTAACGGCAAGCCAAAAGATAATAAGGCAGCACTTGTGTATGACTTAGATATTGACTTTACCCCAGCAGTTTAA
- a CDS encoding phage tail sheath C-terminal domain-containing protein, producing the protein MVGLPEINIEFKGKAVSAVKRSARGIVALILHDDTGSFETKVYTESTQVEGTDWTEENIDLIKVAFKANPAKVICERLDTTATDLAAGLTRLGSKRFNYLAIPSITTEQVPDVETWIKSKRESDKRSYKAVLPHADSDHEGIINFATSDIVVGEKTYTTEAYCVRIAGILAALPFTRSATYYELSEVDSIIESTDPNGDIDAGKLILINDGEKIKIGRGVNSLTTTTLNKTEDFKKIRVVEVMDLMSDDIRSTYDNYYVGKVNNIYDNQVLFFTSINAYFEGLEADEILDPNFDNRSGVNIEAQRLAWESIGIDTSEWSEQQVKENTFKSKVFAKANVKIVDAMEDLDFQIAM; encoded by the coding sequence ATGGTGGGGCTGCCAGAAATCAATATTGAGTTTAAAGGGAAAGCAGTAAGTGCAGTGAAGCGGAGTGCAAGAGGTATTGTTGCACTTATTTTGCATGATGATACCGGAAGCTTTGAGACGAAAGTGTATACAGAGAGTACTCAAGTTGAAGGCACTGATTGGACCGAAGAAAACATTGATCTCATTAAAGTTGCCTTCAAAGCCAATCCTGCCAAAGTCATATGTGAGCGATTAGATACGACCGCAACCGATTTAGCTGCAGGGCTAACAAGATTAGGGAGCAAAAGGTTTAATTACTTAGCCATTCCTTCAATCACAACAGAGCAAGTACCTGATGTAGAAACATGGATTAAAAGTAAGCGTGAAAGTGATAAGCGCTCGTATAAAGCCGTTTTACCGCATGCCGACTCCGATCATGAAGGGATTATTAACTTCGCGACAAGCGACATTGTTGTGGGAGAAAAAACATACACAACCGAAGCTTATTGTGTTCGGATTGCCGGTATTTTAGCTGCATTGCCATTTACGCGTTCTGCAACCTATTATGAGCTTTCAGAAGTGGATTCAATTATTGAAAGTACCGATCCAAACGGAGACATTGATGCTGGAAAGCTGATTCTCATTAATGACGGTGAAAAAATCAAGATTGGGCGAGGCGTGAACAGTTTAACCACCACAACATTGAATAAAACAGAGGACTTCAAAAAGATTCGGGTTGTGGAAGTGATGGACCTCATGTCAGACGATATTCGTTCTACTTATGACAATTATTATGTAGGGAAAGTAAACAATATCTATGACAATCAAGTATTATTTTTCACTTCCATTAACGCCTATTTTGAAGGACTAGAAGCTGATGAAATTCTTGACCCGAACTTTGATAACAGGTCTGGCGTAAATATAGAAGCTCAACGCTTAGCATGGGAAAGTATTGGCATTGACACAAGCGAATGGTCTGAGCAACAAGTGAAAGAAAACACATTTAAGAGTAAAGTTTTTG